The Mauremys reevesii isolate NIE-2019 linkage group 1, ASM1616193v1, whole genome shotgun sequence genome has a segment encoding these proteins:
- the LOC120373997 gene encoding olfactory receptor 52R1-like codes for MSCANTSTRSHPPAFLLVGIPALQEAQFWIAFPFCIMYVIAVLGNVIVLFIIYTEPSLHEPMYLFLAMLAVTDLVLSTSTLPKMLSIFWLGSREIGFHACLTQMFFVHAFSSVESGVLMAMALDRYVAICCPLRYSTILSVPAIVTMGSLVLARGVLLVSPFSLLVSRLPFCQRCLISHSYCEHMAVVKLVCGDATVSIIYGLFVAFMVVGVDVLIISVSYAMILQAVLRLPSTDARLKTFSTCASHLCVILSFYIPALFTFLTHRFGHNVPHHVHILVANLYVLVPPMLNPIVYGMKTKLIRERVLYIFQQKGI; via the coding sequence ATGTCATGTGCGAACACCAGCACCCGTTCTCACCCTCCTGCCTTCCTCCTGGTCGGCATCCCTGCACTTCAGGAGGCCCAGTTCTGGATCGCCTTCCCTTTCTGCATCATGTACGTCATTGCTGTGCTGGGAAATGTCATTGTTCTCTTCATAATATACACTGAGCCAAGCCTGCATGAGCCCATGTACCTCTTCCTGGCCATGCTGGCCgtcaccgacctggtcctgtccacatccaccctgcccaaaatgctgagcatcttctggctGGGCTCCAGGGAGATCGGGTTCcatgcctgcctcacccagatgttctttgTGCATGCCTTCTCCTCGGTGGAGTCAGGTGTCCTCATGGCCATGGCCttggatcgctacgtggccatctgctgCCCCCTCCGGTACTCCACCATCCTGTCCGTCCCAGCCATAGTGACAATGGGAAGCCTGGTGCTGGCACGTGGAGTCCTTCTGGTGAGCCCCTTCTCTCTCCTTGTCAGCAGGCTGCCCTTCTGCCAGCGCTGCCTCATCTCCCACTCATACTGCGAGCACATGGCAGTCGTGAAGCTGGTGTGTGGGGATGCTACAGTCAGTATCATTTATGGCCTGTTTGTGGCTTTTATGGTGGTGGGGGTTGACGTGCTTATCATCTCTGTGTCCTATGCTATGATCCTCCAGGCCGTGCTCAGACTCCCATCCACTGATGCCCGTCTCAAGACCTTCAGCACCTGTGCATCTCACTTGTGTGTTATCCTGTCATTTTACATCCCTGCTCTCTTCACGTTCCTCACCCACCGATTTGGCCACAATGTTCCCCACCATGTCCACATCCTGGTGGCCAATCTCTACGTGCTGGTGCCCCCCATGTTAAACCCTATAGTGTATGGGATGAAAACCAAACTGATCCGGGAGAGGGTGCTCTATATCTTCCAGCAGAAAGGAATCTGA
- the LOC120374004 gene encoding olfactory receptor 52E2-like, with the protein MSDSNTTDFINPSTFILLGIPGLEAAHVWISIPFCTMYAIAVFGNFIILFIVKREPSLHGTMYYFLCMLAITDLVLSTSILPKTLSIFWFNSREINFSACLTQMYFIHSFLVMESGILVAMALDRYVAICHPLRYSTILTNIVVAKIGLAVVMRGSTIVLPYLLLARQWPYCRTNIIPHTHCEHMAIVKLACADIRINSYYGLFVVFSVICVDVLLIAMSYTQILKAVFSLPTKDARLKTFGTCISHLCVILAFYISALFSSLLHRFGHNVSLHFHVLISNIYLLVPPMVNPIIYGVRTKQIRSRVLRIFTHKGT; encoded by the coding sequence atgtcagattccaacacaaccgacttcatcaacccctccaccttcatcctgctgggcattcctggcctggaggcagcccacgtctggatctccatccccttctgcaccatgtacgctATAGCCGTCTTTGGGAACTTCATTATTCTGTTCATTGTAAAGAGGGAGCCAAGCCTCCATGGcaccatgtactatttcctctgcatgctggccatcactgACCTGGTTCTGTCCACGTCCATCCTGCCCAAAacactgagcatcttctggttcaattccagggagatcaatttcagtgcctgcctcacccagatgtacttcattcactctTTCTTagtgatggagtctgggatcctcgtggccatggctttggatcgttatgtggccatctgccaccCACTGAgatattccaccatcctgacaaacatTGTGGTGGCCAAGATCGGCCTGGCTGTGGTGATGCGTGGCAGCACAATTGTTCTGCCGTATCTCCTCCTGGcgaggcagtggccatattgcagaaccaacatcatcccccacacaCATTGCGAACACATGGCCAtagtgaagctggcctgcgccgacaTCCGCATCAATAGTTACTACGGCCTCTTTGTTGTATTCTCTGTGATCTGTGTGGATGTGCTTCTTATTGCTATGTCCTATACTCAGATCCTCAAGGCTGTCTTCAGCCTCCctacaaaggacgcccggctcaagacttttgggacctgcatctcccacctctgtgtcatcttagcCTTTTATATCTcagctctcttctcctccctcctgcaccGGTTTGGTCACAATGTTTCCCTGCATTTCCACGTGCTGATTTCCAACATTTacctcctggtgccccccatgGTAAAtcccatcatctatggggtgaggaccaaacagatcagGAGCAGGGTGCTCCGGatctttactcataaagggacctaa